The Methanocella arvoryzae MRE50 genome includes a region encoding these proteins:
- a CDS encoding TolB family protein, whose amino-acid sequence MGPSEPPEDSIVAKVMFFGVLAVLLIILGGCAYFLYGYLFPPSDSPDITTPVPSPTVVITPTPVITPTPTPLPYDWLTVSPTAEPTEVPPVVDYQYDTRITDEVKIVMPPGIWGRYVVYDERVSENNYKVHLYDVKSLSDTVIASGNVRSYGAIGQGKVALLDLGDSSIKLYDIDRKSSETITPSKQFPRAFPSIFDDYVIYTGDEGGTNEVLGRIHIFSLYAHRMSDGIDSMWAVDIAEPHEPRGEGNYLVWWTIDGTKKEIILHDIKSGKSQTISTDNCDHPRISDGVVVYHNGADHHIYLYDIASGQTRKIVAIGRQYSADISGSRIVYDDNRAGNWDIYMFDLSTGKETQITNEPHDQMSPQIYGDTIIYMDNRNSPTGNWDIYTIKVS is encoded by the coding sequence ATGGGTCCGTCAGAGCCGCCTGAAGATAGTATAGTTGCCAAAGTCATGTTTTTCGGCGTGCTTGCCGTGCTGCTGATCATCCTCGGCGGCTGCGCCTACTTCCTTTACGGCTACCTCTTTCCGCCGTCGGATAGCCCGGACATTACCACTCCGGTGCCGTCACCTACCGTGGTCATCACGCCTACACCTGTGATTACTCCGACGCCGACGCCGTTACCATACGACTGGTTAACAGTCAGCCCAACTGCAGAACCTACTGAAGTCCCTCCCGTCGTCGACTACCAGTATGATACAAGGATCACCGACGAGGTGAAAATCGTCATGCCTCCCGGAATCTGGGGCCGCTACGTCGTCTATGACGAGAGAGTCAGTGAGAATAACTATAAGGTTCACCTCTACGACGTAAAGTCGCTGTCTGACACTGTCATCGCCAGCGGCAACGTTCGTTCGTACGGAGCCATAGGGCAGGGTAAGGTAGCCCTGCTGGACCTCGGCGACTCAAGCATCAAGCTCTACGATATAGACCGTAAGAGCTCTGAGACGATTACCCCCTCGAAACAGTTCCCCCGCGCGTTCCCGAGCATCTTCGACGATTACGTGATCTATACGGGTGATGAGGGCGGCACCAATGAGGTGCTGGGCCGGATCCACATCTTCAGCCTCTACGCTCACCGGATGTCAGACGGTATCGATAGTATGTGGGCGGTCGACATCGCAGAGCCTCATGAGCCGAGGGGAGAAGGCAATTACCTCGTCTGGTGGACCATAGACGGCACTAAGAAAGAAATCATCCTCCACGATATCAAAAGTGGGAAAAGCCAGACTATCAGCACGGATAACTGCGATCACCCCAGGATCTCCGACGGGGTAGTCGTGTACCATAATGGGGCGGACCATCACATCTACCTGTACGATATCGCTTCTGGCCAGACACGCAAGATAGTTGCTATCGGCCGGCAGTACAGCGCCGACATTTCCGGCAGCAGGATCGTTTACGACGATAACCGGGCCGGTAACTGGGACATCTACATGTTCGACCTGTCCACAGGCAAGGAAACGCAGATCACGAACGAGCCTCACGATCAGATGAGCCCCCAGATCTACGGCGATACTATCATATACATGGACAACCGGAACAGCCCTACGGGGAACTGGGATATCTACACCATAAAGGTTAGTTGA
- the gatC gene encoding Asp-tRNA(Asn)/Glu-tRNA(Gln) amidotransferase subunit GatC — protein sequence MITEKDVEHIGSLACIDLSPEETGLFAKQFNSILDYFRELDEVNTDGVEPTHHVIGLTNVFREDVAGESLTQEECIANAARKEKGFIKGPRIV from the coding sequence ATGATCACCGAGAAAGACGTAGAACACATAGGCAGTCTTGCCTGCATTGACCTCTCGCCCGAGGAAACAGGGCTCTTCGCAAAGCAGTTCAACTCCATACTGGATTACTTCAGGGAGCTGGACGAGGTCAATACGGACGGCGTGGAGCCAACCCACCACGTCATCGGGCTGACCAACGTCTTCCGGGAGGACGTGGCCGGGGAATCGCTCACTCAGGAAGAGTGCATCGCCAACGCGGCCCGTAAAGAGAAAGGTTTCATCAAAGGGCCGAGGATAGTATGA
- the gatB gene encoding Asp-tRNA(Asn)/Glu-tRNA(Gln) amidotransferase subunit GatB produces the protein MQGESTGKEAYVIDDKAEVIIGLEIHCQLNKLNSKLFCGCSTKHHEAEPNTHTCPVCMGLPGALPVINKKAVEYTIMVGLALNCQIAEHTQFYRKNYYYPDLPRGFQITQYDYPIAFSGAITVDTDGTERTIRIRRVHMEEDPGRLVHQGSIETSKFVLVDYNRSGMPLIEVVTEPDLRSPKEARRFINKLRNILEYLDVFDGSLPGSLRVDANVSLRGGARVEIKNISSYKGVERALLFEISRQQQMRRRGVKVVQETRHYDDERNCTITLRSKEQAEEYRYFPEADLVPLSVSSWQDRLKEALPELPDAKRERFKAQYGISDNHAKVLTQEIRDANYYEYVASKIDPVMAATWVADYLKGELNYRDRDIRDAFEPEKMVYILEQLKKDIITDKGAVEIIRTLLDEGGEPQEIIARKNLAKVKSDITRTAVVEVIKENGLAIKDYRSGKAQAFNYLVGMVMKKTRGRADPEEINTLLKELLECT, from the coding sequence ATGCAGGGCGAATCTACCGGCAAAGAGGCCTACGTAATCGACGATAAGGCCGAGGTCATCATCGGCCTGGAGATCCACTGCCAGCTGAACAAGCTGAACAGCAAGCTGTTCTGCGGCTGCTCCACAAAGCACCATGAGGCAGAGCCGAACACGCACACCTGCCCGGTCTGCATGGGCCTGCCCGGAGCATTACCGGTCATCAACAAGAAAGCGGTAGAGTACACCATCATGGTAGGCCTGGCGCTCAACTGCCAGATCGCAGAGCACACCCAGTTCTACAGGAAGAACTACTACTACCCCGACCTGCCGAGAGGCTTCCAGATCACCCAGTACGACTACCCGATTGCCTTCAGCGGCGCGATCACAGTCGATACAGACGGTACCGAGCGGACCATCCGCATCCGCCGGGTTCACATGGAAGAAGACCCGGGCCGGCTCGTGCACCAGGGCTCGATCGAGACAAGCAAGTTCGTGCTGGTCGACTACAACCGGTCTGGCATGCCCCTTATCGAGGTCGTCACCGAGCCCGATCTGCGCTCGCCTAAAGAAGCGCGACGTTTTATCAACAAACTGCGCAATATTCTCGAATACCTCGACGTCTTCGACGGCTCGCTCCCCGGCTCGCTGAGGGTCGACGCCAACGTCTCACTGCGGGGCGGCGCCAGGGTCGAGATCAAGAACATCTCGTCCTACAAAGGCGTGGAGAGAGCACTGCTCTTCGAGATCTCCCGGCAGCAGCAGATGAGGCGCCGGGGCGTAAAAGTGGTACAGGAGACCCGGCACTACGACGACGAGCGCAACTGCACGATCACGCTGCGTTCCAAGGAGCAGGCGGAGGAGTACCGCTACTTCCCCGAGGCCGACCTGGTGCCGCTGTCCGTAAGCAGCTGGCAGGACAGGCTTAAGGAAGCCCTGCCGGAGCTGCCCGACGCCAAGCGGGAGCGGTTCAAGGCCCAGTACGGCATTTCGGACAACCACGCCAAAGTGCTGACGCAGGAGATCCGGGACGCCAACTACTACGAGTACGTGGCAAGCAAGATTGACCCAGTCATGGCGGCCACCTGGGTAGCAGACTACCTGAAGGGCGAGCTGAACTATCGTGACCGGGATATCCGGGATGCGTTCGAGCCTGAAAAGATGGTCTACATCCTGGAACAGCTGAAGAAAGACATCATCACTGACAAGGGTGCGGTCGAGATCATCAGGACACTGCTCGACGAAGGCGGAGAGCCTCAGGAGATCATCGCCCGGAAGAACCTGGCCAAGGTGAAATCTGACATCACCCGCACGGCAGTAGTCGAAGTGATCAAGGAGAACGGTCTGGCTATCAAGGACTACCGGTCTGGCAAGGCCCAGGCGTTCAACTACCTCGTGGGGATGGTCATGAAGAAGACCCGCGGCAGAGCCGACCCTGAGGAGATCAACACGCTGCTGAAGGAGCTACTTGAATGCACCTGA
- a CDS encoding asparagine synthetase B family protein, whose translation MCGIAGFVGEKARQRTCQMIEALKHRGPDGLAVQELGDACLGHAHLKVTGDFPQPVTAGNVTFVYNGEIYNHSDFLPGSTSDTEVLASILKAGIAGFESAAPKIDGEYAFAARDGSHITLVRDPLGIKPLYYGCSEAGFGFASERKALMRVGIRDIRSLSPGCMLAEGRERRFADLPPMQPAIVDEQEAVRLLDEALSRAVWLRLHKDAAVTFSGGIDSALIGAMAPDTPLLTVGLPGSFDVKAAIHAARAIGAEHRHTVYEVTEKDVEEALPGVIYAIESASPVSVSIALPLYILSARARADGYKVLLSGQGSDELFAGYARYEAGYVESRLQEMLDHDQRHLAEVNLERDDAAAMASGVELRVPYLDLAVVSLARQLDPSLKLRVNGKDYIRKYVLRKVAENYFPPDVSGAPKKAIQYGTGIQKTLERLARSHGCDLAGYLQTLYKVVLV comes from the coding sequence ATGTGCGGCATAGCCGGCTTTGTCGGCGAAAAGGCAAGACAGCGAACCTGTCAGATGATCGAGGCCCTCAAGCATCGCGGCCCTGACGGGCTGGCGGTGCAGGAACTCGGAGACGCCTGCCTCGGCCACGCGCACCTGAAAGTCACAGGCGACTTTCCTCAGCCGGTCACTGCCGGTAACGTCACCTTCGTCTATAACGGCGAGATATACAACCACTCCGATTTTCTGCCCGGGAGCACGTCTGACACTGAAGTGCTGGCGTCGATACTAAAAGCTGGCATAGCGGGCTTCGAGAGCGCAGCCCCGAAGATCGACGGCGAGTACGCGTTCGCCGCCCGGGATGGTAGCCACATCACGCTCGTCAGAGATCCGCTGGGCATCAAGCCGCTCTACTATGGCTGCTCGGAAGCCGGCTTCGGCTTTGCCTCAGAGCGTAAGGCGCTCATGCGAGTCGGCATCCGGGACATCAGGTCGCTGTCGCCGGGTTGTATGCTGGCCGAAGGCCGAGAGCGCAGGTTCGCAGACCTTCCCCCGATGCAGCCGGCCATCGTGGACGAGCAGGAGGCCGTCCGGCTGCTGGATGAAGCGCTCAGCCGGGCCGTCTGGCTGCGGTTACACAAAGATGCTGCAGTCACGTTCTCCGGGGGCATCGACAGCGCGCTGATCGGCGCCATGGCACCTGATACTCCACTTTTGACCGTAGGCCTGCCCGGGTCGTTCGACGTCAAAGCAGCCATACACGCCGCCAGAGCCATAGGCGCAGAACACCGGCATACAGTCTACGAGGTCACAGAAAAAGACGTGGAAGAGGCGTTGCCAGGCGTTATCTACGCCATCGAGAGCGCCAGCCCGGTCTCAGTCTCTATCGCATTGCCACTCTATATATTATCTGCGCGGGCCCGGGCTGACGGGTATAAAGTACTCCTGTCCGGCCAGGGCTCCGACGAGCTGTTTGCCGGCTATGCCCGGTACGAAGCCGGATATGTAGAAAGTCGGCTCCAGGAGATGCTCGACCACGACCAGCGTCATCTCGCCGAAGTAAATCTCGAGCGGGACGACGCCGCAGCTATGGCCTCCGGCGTCGAACTCCGGGTCCCGTATCTCGACCTCGCAGTCGTAAGTCTTGCCCGGCAGCTCGACCCCTCTCTGAAGCTACGAGTTAATGGCAAGGATTATATACGGAAATATGTTCTAAGAAAAGTAGCGGAAAATTACTTCCCGCCAGATGTATCTGGTGCGCCCAAGAAGGCCATCCAGTATGGCACTGGCATCCAGAAGACGCTGGAACGGCTGGCCCGGAGCCACGGTTGTGATCTGGCCGGCTATTTACAGACACTCTACAAGGTTGTGCTTGTATGA
- a CDS encoding class I SAM-dependent DNA methyltransferase has protein sequence MDSYTGFAERFDLLIDWDRRRKREETFFRRVLPEKAKSVLDCHCGTGFHCAMLSEMGYYTEGVDCSEDMLRVAVRNLEARGLSVRLHKADVKEMQSVLDRKFDCVLSMGNSLPHEPTDDCLLKALASMRQALVPGGICIIHMEDYDALYKDHDRFIPSTYRRHQNGAEAFIFAIDYFQDQVVFNILSIIEREGNAEFHADVVKYNPVSVKKMERLIQEAGFTDLAIYCDFRLTPHGMRESYDVIFVAYAPA, from the coding sequence ATGGACTCCTATACAGGCTTCGCGGAGCGCTTCGATCTGCTGATAGACTGGGATCGCAGGCGAAAGCGGGAAGAGACATTTTTCAGGCGGGTGCTTCCCGAAAAGGCTAAGTCCGTGCTAGACTGCCACTGCGGGACTGGCTTTCACTGCGCTATGCTCAGCGAAATGGGATATTATACAGAAGGGGTCGACTGTTCTGAGGATATGCTCAGAGTTGCGGTGAGGAACCTGGAAGCCAGAGGCCTCTCTGTCAGGCTTCACAAGGCAGATGTCAAAGAGATGCAATCTGTGCTGGACAGGAAGTTCGACTGCGTGCTCTCCATGGGCAACTCTCTTCCCCACGAGCCTACAGACGACTGCCTGCTGAAAGCCCTGGCCAGCATGAGGCAGGCGCTGGTGCCCGGCGGCATCTGCATCATCCACATGGAGGACTATGATGCCCTCTACAAAGACCATGATCGCTTCATCCCGTCCACTTACAGGAGACACCAGAACGGCGCTGAGGCCTTCATTTTTGCCATCGACTACTTCCAGGACCAGGTGGTATTTAACATCCTCTCGATCATAGAGCGGGAAGGAAATGCAGAATTCCACGCAGACGTAGTGAAGTATAACCCGGTCTCCGTGAAAAAGATGGAGCGGCTGATACAGGAAGCGGGGTTTACAGACCTCGCCATATACTGCGATTTCAGGCTCACTCCCCATGGCATGCGGGAATCTTACGACGTCATCTTCGTAGCATATGCGCCTGCTTAA
- a CDS encoding polyprenyl synthetase family protein has protein sequence MRGSSVDIEKVLESRATLIDKEMGLLSFVIEPPELAEVVRYALCQKGKKIRASLLTIACEAVGGNIAQAMVPAAVVEMIHNTSLVLDDVIDNAETRRGRSTINHRWGNNMALIACDALLALTIRQASKSSVNMTNAIIECAANSMLSLAEGEALELVGKDYTLKDYYKIAERKTASLFSASAEIGALVGGGTSKEVKSLREYGTSIGIAFQIRDDILDVTSSNDSLGKPTLIDLKMDRPTVIMLLAHEEGLTREKMLAMSREDLQEVLKPSVARAEMLAREQIDKARRQLESVRAGPSRDLLFALSDYVLARGK, from the coding sequence ATGAGGGGATCTTCCGTCGACATAGAAAAGGTGCTTGAGAGCAGAGCGACGTTGATTGACAAAGAGATGGGGCTGCTGTCCTTTGTCATTGAGCCCCCCGAGCTCGCGGAGGTCGTCAGGTACGCCCTGTGCCAGAAGGGTAAGAAGATCCGTGCCTCGCTCCTCACTATAGCCTGCGAAGCAGTAGGAGGAAACATCGCTCAGGCGATGGTCCCGGCAGCCGTGGTGGAGATGATCCATAACACCTCTCTGGTGCTCGATGACGTGATCGACAACGCCGAGACCCGGCGCGGCCGATCCACGATCAACCACCGCTGGGGCAATAACATGGCCCTCATCGCCTGCGATGCCCTGTTAGCGCTCACCATCAGGCAGGCTTCAAAAAGCAGCGTGAATATGACGAACGCGATCATAGAGTGCGCTGCAAACTCCATGTTGAGCCTTGCAGAGGGCGAAGCGCTCGAGCTTGTAGGCAAGGACTACACACTTAAGGATTACTATAAGATCGCAGAGCGCAAGACAGCATCGCTGTTCAGCGCCTCGGCAGAGATCGGCGCCCTTGTCGGAGGCGGCACTAGCAAAGAGGTCAAATCGCTCAGAGAATATGGGACCAGCATAGGTATCGCATTCCAGATCAGGGACGATATTCTCGACGTTACCTCCAGCAACGACTCGCTGGGCAAACCTACTCTCATTGACCTCAAGATGGACAGGCCCACGGTGATTATGCTGCTGGCCCACGAAGAAGGGCTGACCCGGGAGAAAATGCTGGCGATGAGCAGAGAGGACCTCCAGGAAGTGCTAAAGCCATCCGTAGCCAGGGCGGAAATGCTCGCCAGAGAGCAGATCGACAAGGCCAGGCGCCAGCTAGAGTCCGTAAGGGCAGGGCCTTCCCGAGACTTATTGTTCGCGCTGAGCGATTACGTGCTCGCCCGAGGGAAATAA
- the gatA gene encoding Asp-tRNA(Asn)/Glu-tRNA(Gln) amidotransferase subunit GatA, producing MTMSGYLESAHKTFERIEKSKLNAFITLNKAQALETAQAVDEGKVTGRLAGITVAIKDCITTKGLQTTCGSKILQGYIPPFDAEVVARLRKEGAVITGKANMDEFAMGTSTENSAYGPTRNPWDLTRVPGGSSGGSAAAVAGLESRMSLGTDTGGSVRCPAAFCGVVGIKPTYGLVSRYGVVAYANSLEQVGPIARNVGDAALLLDVIAGGDPKDSTSVAEADKVCYTDYLKEDVKGLTIGVPKEYFSEGMDKKVERAVWDGIQKLAELGADYKEISLPTTKYALSAYYIIAMCEASSNLARFDGLRYGLRTGKDENWHTTFSRIRAEGFGPEVKRRIMLGTYALSEGYYGKYYLKALQIRTLIRNDFANAFKDVDVIAAPTMPTPAFKIGEKADDPLSMYLADVNTLPVNLAGVPSISIPCGFAGKLPIGMQLIGDLFAEPLLIQTAYTFEANTNFQKLPEGF from the coding sequence ATGACCATGTCCGGCTATCTTGAATCAGCCCACAAGACGTTCGAGCGCATCGAGAAGAGCAAGCTCAACGCCTTCATCACTTTAAACAAGGCCCAGGCTCTCGAGACTGCTCAGGCTGTCGACGAGGGAAAAGTCACCGGCAGGCTGGCTGGCATCACTGTTGCCATAAAAGATTGTATCACGACAAAAGGCCTGCAGACCACCTGCGGCTCTAAGATATTGCAGGGCTACATCCCGCCCTTCGACGCAGAGGTCGTGGCCCGCCTCAGGAAAGAGGGAGCGGTCATCACCGGCAAGGCCAACATGGACGAGTTCGCCATGGGTACCTCCACCGAGAACAGCGCCTACGGCCCGACCCGAAACCCGTGGGACCTTACCCGTGTACCGGGCGGCTCCTCGGGAGGCAGTGCGGCAGCCGTTGCAGGTCTGGAAAGCAGGATGTCCCTGGGTACGGACACGGGCGGCTCGGTCCGCTGTCCTGCAGCCTTCTGCGGCGTAGTCGGCATCAAGCCCACGTACGGCCTGGTTTCCCGGTACGGCGTGGTCGCTTACGCAAACTCGCTGGAACAGGTAGGCCCCATCGCCCGCAACGTCGGCGACGCAGCGCTGCTGCTGGACGTGATCGCCGGCGGAGATCCGAAGGATTCGACCAGCGTGGCAGAGGCGGACAAAGTCTGCTACACTGACTACCTGAAAGAAGACGTTAAAGGTCTCACCATCGGCGTGCCTAAAGAGTACTTCTCCGAAGGCATGGACAAGAAGGTCGAGAGGGCCGTCTGGGATGGTATCCAGAAGCTGGCCGAGCTTGGCGCCGACTACAAGGAAATTTCCCTGCCCACCACTAAATACGCATTATCTGCTTACTACATCATCGCCATGTGCGAGGCATCCTCGAACCTCGCGAGGTTCGACGGCCTCCGGTACGGTCTCAGGACTGGCAAGGACGAGAACTGGCACACCACCTTCTCCAGGATACGGGCGGAAGGCTTCGGCCCCGAAGTCAAGCGCAGGATCATGCTCGGAACATATGCCTTATCTGAAGGGTACTACGGCAAATATTACCTGAAGGCGCTCCAGATCAGGACGCTTATCCGCAACGACTTCGCTAATGCCTTCAAGGACGTCGACGTCATCGCAGCCCCGACCATGCCCACCCCGGCCTTCAAGATCGGGGAAAAGGCAGACGACCCGTTATCCATGTATCTGGCTGACGTCAACACGCTGCCCGTCAACCTGGCCGGCGTGCCCTCGATCTCGATACCCTGCGGCTTCGCGGGGAAACTGCCCATCGGCATGCAGCTGATCGGCGACCTGTTCGCCGAGCCGCTGCTGATCCAGACGGCTTACACGTTCGAGGCGAATACGAATTTCCAGAAGCTCCCGGAGGGGTTCTAA
- a CDS encoding prenyltransferase, translating to MQAGRKKHGLSMIDIGAWLREFRYRFLLFVSLPVLLGAAIAYMYYPASFSLGYFLLSIIAMLLLHSGTIIINDYFDFRSGTDILNQARAPYSGGSGLLPEKALKPWHVLIVGTGCFALCIIIGLLIVLARGPAILLIGFAGVCLGVAYTAPPFKLCYRGLGEIARLAATPLIVLGAFFVQVPVTSIPELISIYPALVICVVASLPVAFFNMAAMYIFEFPDYEADRQVGKKNLVVRLGTKNASYLYLIMQAAAYGSLIFAMLAGIIPWLAAIILLLLPASAYAATGLLRYNAEAKKLLPYLRATSNVYILASIILVLAYIIRF from the coding sequence ATGCAGGCAGGCAGAAAGAAGCATGGTCTATCGATGATCGACATAGGTGCATGGCTCCGGGAATTCAGGTACCGGTTCCTGCTGTTCGTATCCTTGCCCGTGCTGCTGGGTGCTGCCATAGCCTACATGTACTATCCTGCCAGCTTCAGCCTCGGGTATTTTCTGCTCTCCATAATCGCCATGCTACTGCTCCACTCGGGCACCATCATAATCAACGACTACTTCGATTTCCGGAGTGGCACCGATATCCTGAACCAGGCGAGGGCTCCCTACAGCGGCGGCAGCGGACTGCTCCCGGAGAAAGCGCTAAAGCCCTGGCACGTGCTGATCGTGGGCACTGGCTGTTTTGCACTATGCATTATCATAGGGCTGCTCATCGTCCTTGCCAGAGGCCCTGCCATCCTCCTCATCGGCTTCGCCGGGGTGTGCCTGGGCGTGGCCTATACTGCTCCTCCGTTCAAGCTGTGCTACCGGGGGCTGGGCGAGATTGCCCGTCTGGCTGCAACGCCTCTGATAGTCCTGGGCGCCTTTTTCGTCCAGGTGCCCGTGACATCGATCCCGGAACTCATCAGCATCTACCCCGCGCTCGTAATTTGCGTTGTCGCATCACTGCCGGTAGCTTTTTTCAACATGGCTGCAATGTACATCTTCGAGTTCCCCGACTACGAAGCGGACCGCCAGGTCGGAAAAAAGAACCTCGTGGTGCGGCTGGGCACGAAGAATGCCTCCTACCTGTACCTCATCATGCAGGCGGCAGCCTACGGATCGCTCATCTTCGCCATGCTCGCCGGAATTATTCCATGGCTGGCAGCCATCATTCTGCTTCTGCTGCCTGCCTCCGCATACGCTGCCACCGGGCTCTTACGGTACAACGCCGAGGCTAAAAAGCTACTCCCTTACCTGCGGGCAACCAGTAACGTATATATTCTGGCCAGCATCATCCTGGTGCTCGCTTACATTATCCGCTTTTAA
- a CDS encoding DNA topoisomerase I — translation MHLIITEKNITAKKIAQILFGKGTKETKVEGVSVYSSGDTSIVGLSGHIVNIDFPEQYNNWSVTAPKDLIRAETEMRYTHKKIATALKKLSKDATSVTIATDYDREGELIGVEAYRIISGFKPDIKFDRAKFSAITKPEIDRAFSNRVPLDFNLAAAGEARQKIDLVWGAALTRYISLTCGRLGKSFLSVGRVQTPLLALLVDREKEIKAFVSTPYWEIYATLGNGTDFTAKHECNRFEDKKKADSVRAKLGSTGTVVEYKKDARSDAAPIPFSTTEFIRAASSIGFSAANAMRIAENLYVNGWISYPRTDNTVYPSSLNLRDVLQNFAAGEFGEYARKLLAMKTLVPTRGKKETTDHPPIYPVSSAKKSDMADDEWRVYELVVRRFFATLAPAATWETRNTTVDISGEKFKASGSKLTEAGWRYYYPYGMPKEEVLPALEVGETLKVKKIEMPEKMTQPPTRYGQGRLVKMMEDLGLGTKSTRHEAIQKLYARNYVHGNPPQPTNTAIAVVDALERYADLITKPDMTSKLEQDMDLIADGKIKEDAVVDESQNMLETIFGVLDKNHDEIREVLFDGLREDKILGKCQTCGSDLMVRKSKKGGRFIGCTGYPNCTFSLPLPPSGTIVATNKVCERHGLSHIKITTGGKKPWELGCPQCNFEEWQKKKKEAAAAPGEATTGTATAPKKSAPKKVMAKTGGSDENTAEPKKPAARKAAPKKKVIEKAPEA, via the coding sequence ATGCACCTGATCATCACTGAGAAGAACATCACCGCGAAAAAGATCGCCCAGATACTGTTCGGTAAGGGTACGAAGGAGACCAAAGTCGAAGGAGTCTCCGTCTACTCTTCGGGCGACACCTCGATTGTGGGTCTGTCCGGCCACATCGTCAACATCGACTTTCCGGAACAGTACAATAACTGGTCTGTCACCGCCCCGAAAGACCTCATCCGGGCAGAGACGGAAATGAGGTACACTCACAAGAAAATCGCCACGGCGCTCAAGAAGCTCTCCAAAGATGCCACCAGCGTCACCATCGCCACTGACTATGACCGGGAAGGAGAGCTCATCGGTGTCGAGGCTTACCGCATCATCAGCGGCTTCAAGCCGGACATCAAGTTCGACCGGGCCAAGTTCAGCGCCATCACCAAGCCTGAGATTGACCGGGCTTTCTCTAACAGAGTGCCTCTTGACTTCAACCTTGCAGCAGCCGGCGAAGCCCGGCAGAAGATCGACCTCGTGTGGGGCGCGGCCCTCACCCGGTACATTTCGCTTACCTGCGGCCGTCTTGGTAAAAGTTTCCTGTCAGTGGGCAGAGTACAGACGCCGTTGCTGGCGCTCTTAGTAGACAGGGAGAAAGAAATCAAAGCCTTCGTGTCCACGCCCTACTGGGAGATCTACGCCACCCTGGGCAACGGCACCGACTTCACCGCGAAGCACGAGTGCAATCGGTTCGAGGATAAGAAGAAGGCAGATTCGGTCAGGGCAAAGCTGGGCAGCACCGGCACTGTCGTCGAATACAAGAAAGATGCCCGTTCCGACGCAGCTCCGATCCCGTTCTCGACCACCGAGTTCATCCGGGCGGCCTCCAGCATAGGCTTCAGCGCCGCCAACGCGATGCGGATCGCCGAAAACTTATATGTTAATGGGTGGATTTCCTACCCCCGTACCGATAATACTGTTTATCCTTCCAGCTTAAACCTGAGAGACGTACTGCAAAACTTCGCTGCCGGCGAGTTCGGGGAGTACGCCCGAAAGCTGCTGGCGATGAAGACACTCGTCCCCACCAGGGGCAAGAAGGAGACGACTGACCACCCGCCTATCTACCCTGTCTCCAGCGCCAAAAAGTCGGACATGGCAGATGACGAGTGGAGGGTCTACGAACTGGTCGTCCGCCGGTTCTTCGCCACGCTGGCGCCCGCCGCCACGTGGGAAACCCGGAACACCACAGTCGATATCTCCGGGGAGAAGTTCAAGGCCAGCGGCTCAAAGTTAACCGAGGCCGGGTGGAGGTACTACTACCCGTACGGCATGCCCAAAGAAGAGGTGCTGCCGGCCCTCGAAGTAGGGGAAACTCTGAAGGTCAAAAAGATCGAGATGCCGGAGAAGATGACACAGCCGCCCACCAGGTATGGCCAGGGCCGCCTGGTCAAGATGATGGAAGACCTCGGCCTGGGCACCAAATCGACGAGGCACGAGGCGATTCAGAAGCTGTACGCCCGTAACTACGTGCACGGCAACCCGCCTCAGCCGACCAACACAGCAATCGCCGTGGTCGATGCGCTCGAGCGGTACGCCGACCTCATCACCAAACCGGACATGACCAGCAAGCTGGAGCAGGACATGGACCTGATCGCCGACGGCAAGATCAAGGAAGATGCCGTGGTCGACGAGTCCCAGAACATGCTCGAGACTATCTTCGGCGTTTTAGACAAAAACCACGACGAGATCCGGGAAGTGTTGTTCGACGGGCTGCGGGAGGACAAGATCCTCGGCAAGTGCCAGACCTGCGGCTCCGATCTCATGGTAAGAAAGAGCAAGAAAGGCGGCCGGTTCATCGGATGTACTGGCTACCCGAACTGCACCTTCTCGCTGCCCCTGCCCCCGTCCGGGACGATCGTGGCGACCAACAAGGTCTGCGAGAGGCACGGCCTCAGCCACATCAAGATCACGACCGGGGGCAAGAAGCCCTGGGAACTGGGATGCCCCCAGTGCAACTTCGAGGAGTGGCAGAAGAAAAAGAAAGAGGCCGCTGCAGCGCCGGGCGAGGCTACCACCGGTACTGCGACCGCGCCCAAGAAGTCCGCGCCTAAGAAGGTGATGGCAAAGACGGGCGGATCGGATGAGAATACTGCAGAGCCTAAGAAGCCGGCGGCCAGGAAGGCTGCCCCTAAGAAAAAGGTGATCGAGAAGGCGCCTGAAGCCTGA